GAGGTGACAGCTCCTTGATGACTTTTCCTTCCAAGTCGTCGAAGCTTCTTAATCCAATATGCTCTCTTTTAATGCGTATGAATTATAGATGCCTCAGAGAAACGTAATTGGTTTCTTTAGTAATTTActaattcttaaaataattttatcaattttgacGTCGTATTTCTTCGtaagattaaatatttaattttatttaaaaaataaaaatattaagccactcgtattaaatatttataaataaatttaaaagaatgttaaataaattttatttatttattatttctaACAAATTTTGGTAAAAAAGAGTGATTgttaattaatttagaaaatataTGATGAGCAGTCAAATTTTGAGGTCAAGTTGGCGCAGCCTGACCCTTGTCCTTGCCCATTAAAAGTGGCACTACTGTAAATTTACAATTGGATTGCTTTTGTTCTTTTTCTGCGCAAAAGGCCAAAAATGCAGCCGGCAATGGCTTCAAATTCATACGACTTTTATGGAAAGTCTGTGTCTCTGTATCCCTGGCTTCCAAGCAAGAGCGACCCTCTCATAGTTAGAAAATCAATTCAATGGCAAGGAGCTCAGATGGATCAAACAATCAGAAACTATAATTCACTTCACTTTATTTCATATTCACCATTTAATTCAGTCAATcgacaaaaaaaataaataaataaaataacggCTGCAAAACGTTAACTGCATCTAGAAaagtcattaaaaaaaaattaattataagaattGAAAAGGAATAAAGGTTTAAATTTTCATGTCCAATCAGAAATTTATCAAGGAAACTTTTTGTATATATTTagtgtataaattaatttatactcACACTGATTAAAAATTAGAATTTAATGATCAACCAAATTAAAAATTCTGTATCGCTTAAAtatgataaatcaattattcaatcttcataaataaaaaaaattcctgCTAAGGGCACTTTACCTTTATAACTAAGTtaagtgatttttttttaaaaaaaaaattaatatgataGTTTtggttattaaattaataaatatgatattttgtttaaaaaaataaataatatgatatttATGCTTATAAATATGCAGCAAGCAAACACTATATCTTCATTCCGAGCTACAGCTAAAGCACAAAACTCTTTCTTTAACTCTGGTATCCATGCAAACCACAAAGCCTCATGCAGCACTATTGGCTAGCCCTGGCATGGGGCACTTCATCCCTGTCCTAGAGCTAGGCAAACGCCTGGTAAGTGAACATGGCTTCAATGCCACAGTCTTTGTGGTCACGACCGATACCTCACTCTCCCAATCCCAGCTTCTCAAAAAATCACATCCTATTCCCAAACTACTTGATATTGTCCTGCTCCCACCAGTGGACATTTCTACCCTAATCAACCCAACTACTGGGATCCTAGCACAACTTGCCATAATGATGCgtcaagctttaccaagcttgcgcCAGGCAATATCAGCAATGAAGTTTTGCCCAACCGCTCTTATTGTTGATATTTTTGGAACTGAAGCTTTCGCCATTTCTGAAGAGCTTAACATGCTCAAATACGTGTTTATCACTTCCACTGCATGGTTTCTTGCTCTAACCATACACCTGCCTACCCTTGATGCTAAGGTGGTGGAAGAGGAGCATGTTAGGAACCATGAACCGCTAATGATTCCTGGGTGCAGCTCAGTTCGGTTTGAGGACACCTTTGAACCGGTACTAGACCGAAATAATCAGATGTACATCGAGTACATTCGCATGGGGGTTCAGATGCCGACGGCTGACGGTATTTTGGTGAATACATGGCAGGATCTTGAGCCCAAAACGCTTGGCGCACTTGGAGACAAAAGGAAGCTTGGATGGGTGGCTCAGGCGCCTGTCTACGCAGTTGGGCCACTGGTCAGACCCGTCAAACCCGGTTCGAGTAGTGACGTGTTGGGTTGGCTGGATATGCAACCCCAACAGTCGGTTGTTTATGTTTCATTTGGGAGTGGCGGAACACTTTCAGCTAAGCAAACAACCGAACTGGCATGGGGTTTGGAGTTGAGCGAGCAGAGATTTATTTGGGTAGTACGGCCTCCCGTAGAGGACGATGCAGCTGCTGCAATTTTCAAGACAGGCCATAGGAGTGATAACACTCCAGATTTTCTGCCTGATGGATTCCTGACGCGGAACCAAAAGAAGGGTCTGGTGGTCCCAATGTGGGCACCCCAAACTGAGATCTTGAGCCACCCATCGGTGGGTGGATTCTTATCACACTGTGGTTGGAACTCAACCTTGGAGAGTATAGTAAACGGGTTACCCATGATTGCTTGGCCACTATATGCAGAGCAGGGGATGAACGCTACAATGCTTACGGAGGATATTGGGGTGGCTGTTCGGTTGAAGTCGACACCACCAGTAGTGGTGAGCAGGGAGGAGATAGAGACAACGATTAGACAAGTAATGGAGGACAAAGGAGATGCAATAAGGGCTAGAGCAAAGACACTAAAGTCAAGTGCCGAGAAGGCTTTGAGTAAGGGTGGCTCCTCATATAATTCACTTTCTTATGTGGCAAATGACTGCGAGATTAGGTTGAGGTACATTAAAACAAAGGCTGAAGGagcttagaagaagaaaaatgtcCTCCATTCTCTAGTACGCTTTGATTTCCCAGTGCCAGTAACAAGAAGGATGCTGTATTTCCTTTTAATGAATAAGGGCTCCATTCTCTAGTACCCTTTGATTTCCCAGTGCCAGTAACAAGAAGGATGCTGTATTTCCTTTTAATGAATAAGGGCTTGTTTGGCATTGTTATTAGAACTACTGTTGAGAGAAttatttttttagatatattacttagagagtattaaaaaatgatttaaaattaaatttgataaattttagttatgagaatactaaaataacaaaatagattttttcaaactgtttttttttttcaacagcatctaaaatggtacttttattcagaaaagtagATTCAAACCTCCAAATACAATGCCAAACAAGCATTAAATAAGTTGCAATTTGCAAGATCAGAACATATGACATAAATAAAATGAGTAACTTGCAGAACTCAGGCATATGTACTAATACATAATTCATAGATACAATTAATGGCACTTGTAAAACTAACATAGCAATATGCACATGAAGTTCAATCCGCAAATAACAAGCTGAAGTATCAGTCTTTCttctctttatttttcctttgcacAGAGAGAAGGGGCAAAGAAGGAAGGGATTTCTGCTACTCGAAGCAAAGATGTCACACACCTATGGGTTCAGTAGCTTTCTTCAGCCACGCCTTCTCAGATTCATCCAAATATGGAGCCAGAACGTCCCTACATCTTGAATGATAGGTGTCCAGCCAATCAATCTCATCGGGCATTAGGAGGCTCACATCAATTAACTTTGTCTGATACGGTGCCTAGATATCAGCATATCATCAAATTTTAATATGTAAGAatcagcatatatatatatatataaaacaaacaTTATATGTTCAAATATTACATCTAAGTGAGAGGAAATTAGTCATATCCATTAGACAGGGCTACGGTGTGTGTGGAAAGAAGCAGTAAAagtataatatttcataaatattgcACTTTCTGCAAGCAGCCATAGGAAGCATTGCTTTAGGATTCACATGTTACAACTGAGGATAGCAGTTCTCCACTAATCTATTAAACACTTAAAGATAGAACTTCACCTCCCTAAAGTTTTTCAGGACAGAAAGGACAGTGGTAATCCAGAACTTTTTGACGTATTAAAAGCTGGACAATCAGTTTCAGAAACATTTAAAGAAATTTTACATATGAACAAGCTGCCACATGGTTGATCTTCAGGGTCTCCTTGCACGCATGTGGATTCTTTCTGAATGCAAAGGATCAAAATGTTGGAGGCTTAAGCCAGTCCTCAAATTACACTGCTTGATAATCTTTGTGCACCATTCTAACTTGGACCAACAGTTTCTTTTACCCTCAAATTATATGCATAATGACTAGTTTGACTCAGCTAAGTAGTAATTAGTTCCAAATTTGTACTTTTCTTACTTGGACTCGTTTTGAGTTCTTTCATGCTGGAATTCATATCCAAAGTCTTTCCATGAAGAAACAAGTAATCAGAATGGAGAACACGGAGAACATGAAAAGAATTGACGCACTATCAGCATAAGGCATGAAAAATAAAGTGCTCAACATGTACATTTAGAAGATTTAGATAAATTCACATGTGCTTACCCATGTTATGTGCTCAAATGATAAGTAGCCTTTGTCACCAAAATTGAATTTTGTATTTCCTTCCTTAACAATAAGCACATTCTCCAATCTTATACCAAAGTTCCCATCTTCATAGTATCCAGGTTCTGAGAATTGCAATGCCAACAAAGTAAAATTTTCACAGTTCTAGCATCAATATATTTATGATTCTTGAATACAGAATTGGAAAATGCACATATCTATTCAAAACCACATTTGAGCATCAGTGAGAGACAGTACTATAATTGACATAAGTTGAAAGCTGAGGTAAAACTTTTAATGCAATCTTCTTGAGCATGAATGTTCCGACGCGTAGATTAATAGGGACCCCAAAACTAGGTGGTCACttaattaaacaaataaatataGAAGGAGAATTCAATTAGCTAAAGCCAGCATCTGGGATACAAATATTTTGTTGTGTTCAACTAATAATTTTCTTCCACAACCATAATGAAGTCCAACAAAGACAATGATACTAACCATCTGTTACAGTCATGGAAGCTTGTAGCGGCACATTACGAGCCTGTGGCCTGAAACTAATCAAATGGGGCCCTGCTCCAGATAGCTCAAGGGAGAACGCACTAATGAGCTTATTTATCATAATAAACTAGACAAAAGGTATGCAGTTGTAGTTTATCACTAACCTTCGTGAACATTTAGATATGACCCAATTCCATGACCAGTACCATGCCTATAATCAAGACCATCCTTCCACAAAGGGATTCGAGCAAGGATGTCAAGGACATGACCTGTGAAAAACAATTGATCAATGAAAGAGTAGAAGCAATATAAGCGGAACTTACACATGTACTGCATTTACAAGTTACACTTGAAACTAAAACATCTCATTTGTTTGTATATTAGAGTGGGAAAGAATAAAAGGAGTAGAAGTTCCAATACCATTAGTCCCATTGGGAAACCGGGCATTACCGAGGGCAATGTGACCCTTAAGAACCTGCATGAGACCAACTTCACATGTTAACATCCAAACAATAATAATAGTACAAACAACAAATATCAATGTCATAAATTCAAAAAGAAATGAATTCCCTTCATGTACAATAAAAACAAGAGTACAATCCATCAATAAATTTgataagagaaaaaaattaaCCACAGGAACTCAGTGTCAGAGCTACACAAAACTTGATTTCCAAACAAATTATATGTCCATAGAAAGCAACTAAAGTCACATACCGCAGTATAGCATGCTTTCTCATGTGCTGATGCTTTTCCAAAATGGACTGTGCGAGTTATATCAGTTGTTCCATCCAGATACTTCATTCATGCCATTAACAGAATTTATCACAAAATAAAACATCATTAAGCAAATGGCATCTTGAGTGAATGACCCTTAATTAGTAATTTTGGCCCATTGCTATAAGCCAAACTATTTATATGTGACAAACCTGAGCTCCTGAATCAAAAAGATAGATGCTATTTGGATCAAGCTCAGCACACGTTTCAGCCTTTGGAGAATAGTGGATGATAGCACCATTTGGACCCACTGATGAAATTGTAGGGAAACTTAACCCTCTAAAATGCTGTAATTAAAACAAATAAGAAAGAAATACTATCACATCAAACAACTCAGGTCCTAAAATGATGcctaatttgtctcttttataacaaaaaaaattttcCCTAGAGCTTTGCCATTTAAATTACCTCTTTTGATGCTCGAAAACCTTCCAGCTTATCACTTACAGTCACCTCTGTCAGCTTTTTAGTTTCCCTGCCACAGCACATTCCAATAACAAAAATGAATCAGTGACATGTCAAACTTTGATCTGACCACATACCAATGTATTAATGGAATGACAATCTAGCAGGTTGCATAATGCAATGACAAAAGCAGTAGAGTGTAAATTTAAGTCAGGCTTACAACAATTTTTCCTTGCAATATGTATACCACTTGTGTACTTACCATATTTTTACTTATCACTAACTTTTAGAACAATTTTTAATACAGGGCAAACAATATAAGCAAACAACTTTGCTAAAGAGGGATAATCTTCAGGCATAAACTCAGTAAATTTCACTTGCATCCTTCTTGCTGCATAAGTTGATCTTATCACATACAATGGATGAAATAAAAGCAGTCAAACAGAAACTGCTTCCCTGTACTATTTCCAAAAGCACAAATAGTAGCCAAGGACACAGGTTTTTTATCAAAAGCTCCATAAATCGGTTGGTGAGATTCCTTTCAACTTGCCAATGTTGCTCTAAACAAGATATAACTGCTTTCAATGCAGCTTCCATCTATAATACCATTGCATATTTGCCTGAGTGTTTGATACCAATACAACAGATATAGCTCACATCTTGTCATTTTGTCATACTTCTTACCTTAACAACTTAGCTGATGAAATATATTTTGAATATTACTGTTTCTTGTACAGAAAACACAATATATCTAATGCAATCTACTTTATAGGATCAGGTTATATCCAGATTTCAATGCAACATCTCCAATATAACTCTTATCAAATaccaacaagaaatttaaaacatGGACACAAGTTCCCAATATGACAAGAAACACTTACAAGTCCTTTTTCTTGTTTGCACTCTCCAACTCCAAGAAGTAACCAGAGGCCCCATAAATCTCCTGCATCTGCACACACAAAACAAGCACTCCAATCATTTTGAAAATGTGgcaaatattaaattgaaaagaTGACCTTGAAAAATAACaagacaaaaataaataaataaaactataAAAAAAGCAATAATTATTAAGAAAACATACAAAGTTTAGAGAAACCAGACACCAGTATACCTGCTTATCCAACCAGACAAGATATTGCACAACAGCTGCACCATCACGAATGTGTGCCTTTTTCAAGCCCTCCAACTCAACAGGGTTCTAAAATATCAATCAGTCAATAAGCAAAGAGCAGTTATGAATTATGTTGCCATGAATGAGTAAAATGAAACAAATACACTATTTTCCTATTATTACATAGTTATTATGAAGAAAGGCTAGGATTTTATTACACCTGAACCAAGGCAAGAATCCATATGGGTTTCTTGAGTGAAAAAGAGCAACATAAAAACCATTTGATTTGCTCAACTTATTAACAGCTTTAGAGAACTTTATTAGGATTGACAGTATATATGATACCTTTAAAGCTTTTGCAAGGGCCAGAGGTGATTGCTTCAGGAGCACTTCCTTAGAATTCAACTTTGAATATAAAGCATAGCAGCATGAACCAGGGTCAACCCATATTAGCTCAGCTTTATTGCCTTCTGATTCAGCTTTATCATGTCCTACAATGCCAATCTGATTAGAATCGATTTTTACGTCCTTTATTAACTCAGAATGAGCTCCTTTGACTACAGATGTTGAGTCAAGCTGATTAGATGCAAGCAAGAGCACATCTGAGCTCACTGCAGTGTACTCCCGAACTTCAATTCCATTCTCCTCGATATAAGAGTTTACCTGCCAAAGGACATGAACAAATTATACCAAACTATTCAAACTGTTAGTCTAGATATACCATGTCACACTTACGATTTTGAAAATGTAAGCATAAGTCTGTTACATGAATTCACTACTGGATATGATATATCATCAAACACCAAGACCAGATACAGTACTAACACTAAAGAAGACAAATGCATTGAAGGATTAACACAAGAAAATGAAAAGGAATCTAGGAAATTGGAAATACAGGCATTGAAAAACTTAATAAATATTATCCGAATTTTACAAAATCATGTGTATAGTGTAAGAATATATCTAGAGTAGAATATTTACCTCAGCAGAGACCTTCCTTTTGTCCACATAAAGGAAGGCTGAGTTGGATGTTACTATAGCAAACGCATGAACAACCGGACAATAGGATACATCATTTCCACGAATATTATACAACCAAGCAACCTGAATAGcagaaaatatactaaaatatcaaTAAACAAAATCAAGATAAAAAAAAAGGGCCAAAGGAGGGAACATGATGAAAACAATACAGCCAAGGATGGCATATATTCACCTCATCAAGTGTTGTAATGATCATACCACGAGCTTTCTCATGTTTGAACTTTTCTCTCAGATCCATCAACTTGTCTGCAACTGAACGACCTGTATATTCCAATGGATGGATAATAATCGGATTTGTTTCTGCTGGGGGTCGATTTTTCCAGACCTCATCTACCAAATTGGTTGTAGTTTGAATCAGCTTCTGCTGCTTTTCAGCAAAAGCACACTCCCATCTTTGTGCAGTATCTACTGATATGCACCATGGATCAATACCAACAGCCGCATGCGCCGGTAGATTCTAACAAAATCATATTTCAAGATTTGATTAATACCACAAGAAACTTGTAATGGAATACagtgaaaatgtaattaaataaCCACGTAAGAACAACCAAACTGATAAAAGCAGAAATAGCAATACAATCAATATATTCCCTAAATCCAGTACTTAAGACCAACTCAAGAAATTATGTGATCCTGAGATAGGGACTCAGAAATACAAGTGAAGATTAATCAAGCTCAAAACTTTTGCAAAGAAAACCAAATTCATCACTAGAAAGGCCAGAAGAAAACCAAAACTAAAGACACAAGCATAACTAAAATTAGTCTTAACGATCTGCAATTAGATAACTACAGTACTACATCAACAATCCAGAGGACACTGGACAGGCGGACATGACACAGTGAACGGACCAATTGAAAGACAGCCTTATTTGTATAAATTCCAGAAGTAGCAAACTTGTTCTCTAGAAAATTATTCAATTATTGAAGCATTCCACAACACAGAAACAGGCCCTTCACCCTggcaaaaaaaggaaaaaaaaaaaaaaaagacggtCACTCACATCAGCCATCCATGTATCCACTGGAGGGTCTTCTCCTATACGCATGAGTGTCCACTGATCACTGAGTTGTCGTGTTGCCTGCAAGAAATATCTTCCATCCGTCCATAGCCACGCTTCATTCATTGTAATAAGCGCCAAACCTGAACGATAATCAAACATAATACTCAAAAGCAATACACAATACAGCTATCAACTTGATAATCCTTAAAATCTGAATAATAAAACAAGAAAATTTTCACAATTCACATTCATATGCTTGGGACTAAATCCTCCAAGCAACATGTCTGGACATGAAGCGTTGATGAGACAGTTGACAATCCTCTATTATTCATTAATTATATTCAAACTACCCTAAACTAAGAACGATCAGTAACCCATAAGATGTTTAGTTGCCATCTATGAAATACTTGGGTTGCTTTCCGAAACAACAAATATATACTTCCAAATTCAGTTTAACAGACGAAGAAATGTTTATAGCTAGAACAGTAAGAACCTAACCTGCGCTTCCAGAGAATCCAGAAACAAATTCCCGCCGCTCGTCCCGCGCAGACACGTACTCGCTCTGCCACAAAAGAAgaacaaataaaaatatatataaaattacaattGAATTGCATTGCACAACAACTCGATCAAAATAGAATAATAGAAGTCGCAATTGAAGGCGGGCAAAAACCTAAAGGAAATGAAAGCATAAACAAAGTTAGTGATCCAAACGCTGAAATTATTGAATTGAAGAGCAGAGAGAAAGTGAGAGAACCTGATGATAATCCTCAGAGGGAACAACTAAGGCATCGAGAGCGGGAGAGTGAGAAGCCATGAGAGACCTCAAGGAAGTGAGTATGTCAACCATGGTTTTCTGTACGGATCTCCTTAACGAGGAGATGTTTTTGATTGAGTTATGAAGCTCTGCTTCAGAATTCAGTGGAGATAAACACAAAGGAGCCAGCCAAGTAGAAATGGGTGTTTTTAAGCTTTTATATATGCATTGCCAACAATGAAATCAAAGGTTTCTTTAATACTAggattttgaataaatctataaaAAACTGAtttattaaattcattttaaaaaaaaatagaactgaattaaaattttctcaattttttgcaTTTTAATGGTTACATTTACTACCTGATaagtaaattttttatttgactcgaatttttaaactaaatctttgaaaatttaattcaatttattaaaatttattttgatttaatttaaaattttacaaaaaaagaaGTTGATTAATtcaatttgttttaatttttgtattttaaaattttaatattattatttaatttattgatttttattaaataaaaaaaatccaatTTTACATGTTTTCAttctaaattttattatttttttcttttattccttaattttaatttattattaaaaaatttataaattttaattttattttataaaaaaatttttaattaataatagcaGATTTTTGTATTAAAAAATCTTTTTAAATTATGAtatgatttttatatttacaaataTAATTTCAACACTTTCAATAAagagtaaattttacttatttCAATCCTTCTAATAAAGAGTAAATCTTacacttctaataaattttataataaatctaAATGATAGATGAAATGgttgatattttttaaatataagagtaaaaaatataaaaatgtaattttattatttatttaacttaaaaatctgcTATaggaatttttatgaaattttttaataataaattaaaatgtaaaatgtaaAAGTGAAATGAGTAAAATGAAAGGAATATAAAAAGTAACCGTATGGTGTTTCAGAAAACGAATCTATTCTTCCCAATTTTTTTTTAACCTACTTTTGTTGCAAAAGAAATCAGAATTTATGCTTCCTCCTTttccttttttaattttgttggaaaataaaTCAgtcttttttttgaaaatttaccTATTTTTGTCGCAGAATTAATTTTGATTATTCCAATGTAAGAATGGTAAGTAGTAAGTACACAATAATAGTGGTGGGTGAGGGAATATCTTTCTTTAAAAGCTGTGATTTACTTTAAGTAATGTGAATAATTAGATGCTTATCTTCTCtttgtttctttttaatttatttaaattaaatttatgttaacatataaaataaattatttttactttttaataattttaggagCAAATAAATAAACATCTTATTTGATAGATGGAAACTCTATTTGCAAACGAGTGAAGCAAAGGGATAAATTCACCtcatttggaaattttaaatTAGTTTCGACCTTTCCCATTTGTTGCTGTCACAAAAGTGATTCAACCATCAGCCCACAGTTACTGCCCTGAGTCACCTTCCTCCTCAGCTGCTgcgttaactttttttttttttagttctccGTCGTAATCGGTGTTTACTTTTGATTGTGGAATTTATGCAAACAGGTGATGATCGTGCGAGCAAGACCCACACCAAGAGGCAGAAGAAGAACTTGTTTAAAGCTGCTGGGGCTGGGACAAACCGCCGAAGAAGTTGCTTGGCCCTACGATAGAGAGGCCCGCAATATTAGAGGAAAGATAGCAGAAGTCAATTCGCCATTTATGCATCTTccgttttttatatttaaatcatatattcaaaataaataattattaaaatcctTATCAATAAAATTGAatcctaattaataaaaaaatttta
This sequence is a window from Hevea brasiliensis isolate MT/VB/25A 57/8 chromosome 10, ASM3005281v1, whole genome shotgun sequence. Protein-coding genes within it:
- the LOC110669959 gene encoding anthocyanidin 3-O-glucosyltransferase 5: MQTTKPHAALLASPGMGHFIPVLELGKRLVSEHGFNATVFVVTTDTSLSQSQLLKKSHPIPKLLDIVLLPPVDISTLINPTTGILAQLAIMMRQALPSLRQAISAMKFCPTALIVDIFGTEAFAISEELNMLKYVFITSTAWFLALTIHLPTLDAKVVEEEHVRNHEPLMIPGCSSVRFEDTFEPVLDRNNQMYIEYIRMGVQMPTADGILVNTWQDLEPKTLGALGDKRKLGWVAQAPVYAVGPLVRPVKPGSSSDVLGWLDMQPQQSVVYVSFGSGGTLSAKQTTELAWGLELSEQRFIWVVRPPVEDDAAAAIFKTGHRSDNTPDFLPDGFLTRNQKKGLVVPMWAPQTEILSHPSVGGFLSHCGWNSTLESIVNGLPMIAWPLYAEQGMNATMLTEDIGVAVRLKSTPPVVVSREEIETTIRQVMEDKGDAIRARAKTLKSSAEKALSKGGSSYNSLSYVANDCEIRLRYIKTKAEGA
- the LOC110669960 gene encoding aminopeptidase P1 isoform X1 — translated: MVDILTSLRSLMASHSPALDALVVPSEDYHQSEYVSARDERREFVSGFSGSAGLALITMNEAWLWTDGRYFLQATRQLSDQWTLMRIGEDPPVDTWMADNLPAHAAVGIDPWCISVDTAQRWECAFAEKQQKLIQTTTNLVDEVWKNRPPAETNPIIIHPLEYTGRSVADKLMDLREKFKHEKARGMIITTLDEVAWLYNIRGNDVSYCPVVHAFAIVTSNSAFLYVDKRKVSAEVNSYIEENGIEVREYTAVSSDVLLLASNQLDSTSVVKGAHSELIKDVKIDSNQIGIVGHDKAESEGNKAELIWVDPGSCCYALYSKLNSKEVLLKQSPLALAKALKNPVELEGLKKAHIRDGAAVVQYLVWLDKQMQEIYGASGYFLELESANKKKDLETKKLTEVTVSDKLEGFRASKEHFRGLSFPTISSVGPNGAIIHYSPKAETCAELDPNSIYLFDSGAQYLDGTTDITRTVHFGKASAHEKACYTAVLKGHIALGNARFPNGTNGHVLDILARIPLWKDGLDYRHGTGHGIGSYLNVHEGPHLISFRPQARNVPLQASMTVTDEPGYYEDGNFGIRLENVLIVKEGNTKFNFGDKGYLSFEHITWAPYQTKLIDVSLLMPDEIDWLDTYHSRCRDVLAPYLDESEKAWLKKATEPIGV
- the LOC110669960 gene encoding aminopeptidase P1 isoform X2 translates to MVDILTSLRSLMASHSPALDALVVPSEDYHQSEYVSARDERREFVSGFSGSAGLALITMNEAWLWTDGRYFLQATRQLSDQWTLMRIGEDPPVDTWMADNLPAHAAVGIDPWCISVDTAQRWECAFAEKQQKLIQTTTNLVDEVWKNRPPAETNPIIIHPLEYTGRSVADKLMDLREKFKHEKARGMIITTLDEVAWLYNIRGNDVSYCPVVHAFAIVTSNSAFLYVDKRKVSAEVNSYIEENGIEVREYTAVSSDVLLLASNQLDSTSVVKGAHSELIKDVKIDSNQIGIVGHDKAESEGNKAELIWVDPGSCCYALYSKLNSKEVLLKQSPLALAKALKNPVELEGLKKAHIRDGAAVVQYLVWLDKQMQEIYGASGYFLELESANKKKDLETKKLTEVTVSDKLEGFRASKEHFRGLSFPTISSVGPNGAIIHYSPKAETCAELDPNSIYLFDSGAQYLDGTTDITRTVHFGKASAHEKACYTAVLKGHIALGNARFPNGTNGHVLDILARIPLWKDGLDYRHGTGHGIGSYLNVHEGPHLISFRPQARNVPLQASMTVTDEPGYYEDGNFGIRLENVLIVKEGNTKFNFGDKGYLSFEHITWTLDMNSSMKELKTSPSTVSDKVN